The genomic window CTCCGACGACGCGGTGTGCTACCTGGAGCCGAGTGACTTGCGATACGTGGACCACGTGCCGGAACTGCGCGCCCGTGGTTCGACATCGTTCGCCGCGGCCTTTTCCGAACTGAGCAACCGCATCCCGCGCGATATCCGAGAACTGAAGTCCGACGGCTATCTGGTGAACCGGCCCGCCGTCTTCTTCCTGACCGATGGCGCCCCCAATCCCGGCGACGGCTGGGAGGCTGCGCGCACGCAACTGATGAGCCTCCCCGGACACCCGAATATCTTGGCTTTCGGCATCGGACAGGCCGACGCTGATGTGATCCGGCAAGTGGCGACCGCCCCGAAGTACGCGTTCATCGCCGCGGCGGGGACCGACACGGGTGTCGCGATCTCGAAGTTCGTCACGGCGCTCACCCAGTCGGTGATCAATTCGGGTACGGCGCTGGCCACCGGGCAGGCGACGTTGCAGGTGGAGAAGCCCGACGACTTCGTCTCGCTCGACGTGGACCCCGTCTGATGGGGTGGTTGGGCAAGCGGAGCAAGCAAGTCGAGCAAGCGGCGGCGGATTCGTCCCTGGAAGCGGAGGCGGCGGCGGAGCTCACCGGCCGTGCGGACATACCGAAAGTCACACCGCCGGGTTGGCCATCGAGGGAGCCGATCGTCGTCGGTGCGCCGACGCCCGCGTTCGAGCCCAAGACGGTGGACAAGGAGTACGGCAGGACGCCGTATCGGCCCGACACCGTGATCGATGGCTGGTCCAGCGGTGCGTTCACGGTGCGGGCGGCATCGGTCCGGGGGTATCTGCACCGGTACGGCGGCGCGCCACGCCAGGACGATTTCGCCATCACCGTCGACCCGGAGCGTGAGCGCCTGGTCGTCGCCGTGGCCGACGGTGTGTCGTCGGCCAAGTACTCCCACATCGGTTCCTCCACCGTCGTCCGCTATGCCACCCGGTGGCTGGAGGAACCGCCGGAACCGCTCGAAGACGGCGGCTGGCAGTCCCTGTTCAAGAGCGCCGCGTGGACGCTGACCGAACAAGCGGCCGCGGTGCTGTCGCTGCCGGAGGCCGACGCCGAACAGGCGGAACGGA from Nocardia bhagyanarayanae includes these protein-coding regions:
- a CDS encoding vWA domain-containing protein — its product is MNEPKATVLPVYFVADESYSMVNDVRDLNTGLVTLFDTLQGEAMAAAKVRFCVLGFSDDAVCYLEPSDLRYVDHVPELRARGSTSFAAAFSELSNRIPRDIRELKSDGYLVNRPAVFFLTDGAPNPGDGWEAARTQLMSLPGHPNILAFGIGQADADVIRQVATAPKYAFIAAAGTDTGVAISKFVTALTQSVINSGTALATGQATLQVEKPDDFVSLDVDPV
- a CDS encoding protein phosphatase 2C domain-containing protein is translated as MGKRSKQVEQAAADSSLEAEAAAELTGRADIPKVTPPGWPSREPIVVGAPTPAFEPKTVDKEYGRTPYRPDTVIDGWSSGAFTVRAASVRGYLHRYGGAPRQDDFAITVDPERERLVVAVADGVSSAKYSHIGSSTVVRYATRWLEEPPEPLEDGGWQSLFKSAAWTLTEQAAAVLSLPEADAEQAERMLATTLACAVCEPHPDGGLSAVVAAVGDSGVWLLTNGTFVPVLGGKEQSSSGLSSSAVVGLPRVPNDVAPQPVIVEPGQVLLVGTDGFGDPLGSGDGDVGGLFAGLLGDRVPSQLEFAHALDFSRETFDDDRTLVAIWPPRG